The following proteins come from a genomic window of bacterium:
- the cysK gene encoding cysteine synthase A, translating into MRIFEDITKTIGNTPLVRINRLNKGGNTDILAKLEFFNPLSSVKDRIGLSMIEKAEKKGLLKKGMTIVEPTSGNTGIALAFVSATKGYKLILTMPDTMSLERRRLLAFLGAEIVLTPGSEGMSGAIKEAGRLVEKTPGSYMPQQFENPANPEIHKKTTAREIWRDTEGRVDILVSGVGTGGTITGISEIIKKKRPSFKAIAVEPAESPVLSGGKPGPHKIQGIGAGFVPGVLRTDLIDEVVKVSSENAVDTARRLAKEEGILAGISSGAAAWAALKTAEKPENKDKLIVVIFPDTGERYLSTDLFTGMKDVF; encoded by the coding sequence ATGAGGATTTTTGAAGATATCACTAAAACTATCGGGAATACTCCTCTGGTCAGGATAAACCGCCTGAATAAAGGCGGAAACACGGATATCCTTGCCAAACTTGAGTTCTTTAACCCCCTGTCGAGCGTGAAAGACAGGATCGGGCTTTCAATGATTGAAAAGGCGGAAAAAAAAGGATTACTTAAAAAGGGAATGACTATTGTAGAGCCTACAAGCGGAAACACCGGTATAGCATTGGCTTTTGTAAGCGCTACCAAAGGTTATAAGTTGATACTTACAATGCCTGATACCATGAGTTTGGAAAGAAGGAGGCTCCTGGCCTTTCTCGGCGCGGAGATTGTGCTCACTCCCGGAAGCGAAGGAATGTCCGGAGCTATAAAAGAGGCCGGACGGCTGGTTGAAAAAACGCCCGGCTCTTATATGCCCCAGCAGTTTGAAAATCCGGCTAATCCCGAAATACACAAAAAAACCACCGCCAGAGAGATCTGGAGGGATACGGAAGGCAGGGTGGATATACTGGTGAGCGGCGTGGGAACGGGAGGAACGATTACCGGAATATCCGAAATAATAAAGAAAAAGAGACCTTCGTTTAAAGCAATAGCTGTTGAGCCGGCGGAATCGCCCGTTCTTTCGGGCGGGAAGCCGGGCCCGCATAAGATTCAGGGTATCGGGGCGGGATTTGTTCCCGGTGTTTTAAGGACGGATTTAATAGATGAAGTCGTGAAAGTCAGCAGCGAAAACGCTGTAGATACCGCCAGAAGGCTTGCTAAAGAAGAAGGGATATTAGCGGGTATCTCAAGCGGGGCGGCGGCGTGGGCGGCTTTGAAAACGGCGGAAAAACCGGAAAATAAAGATAAGCTTATCGTAGTGATATTTCCCGATACGGGTGAACGGTATTTAAGCACGGATTTATTCACCGGTATGAAAGACGTATTTTAA
- a CDS encoding O-acetylhomoserine aminocarboxypropyltransferase/cysteine synthase yields MKIETQLLHAGQVADPVTGARAVPIYQTTSYQFKSSDHAADLFALKEFGNIYTRLMNPTTDVLEKRIAAVEGGIGALATASGQAAISLALLNIARAGDEIVSADNLYGGTYTLFHYTFKRLGIKVRFVSSGDLNGFKKAINPKTKAVYAESIGNPKLDVTDIGELSALAHENGIPLVIDNTVAPYLLKPVDFGADIVVYSATKFLGGHGTSIGGLIVDSGKFDWTNGKFPLISGPDPSYHGIDFVEALKPLGNLAYIIKARVTLLRDLGPAMSPFNAFLFLQGIETLHLRMPRHSENALKVAAYLEKHKLVDWVNYPGLGSSSQRRLSQKYLPKGAGAIIGFGIQGGACAGKKFIDSLKLISHLANIGDAKTLAIHPASTTHQQLSGEEQLAAGVTPDFIRLSVGIENADDIIDDIEQALNKIKP; encoded by the coding sequence ATGAAAATTGAGACACAATTACTGCACGCGGGACAGGTAGCCGACCCGGTTACAGGCGCAAGGGCGGTTCCGATATATCAAACTACATCCTATCAGTTTAAGAGTTCAGACCATGCGGCTGACCTTTTTGCCCTGAAAGAATTTGGAAATATATATACGCGGCTGATGAATCCCACCACTGATGTTCTGGAGAAGAGGATTGCGGCTGTTGAAGGAGGCATAGGCGCTCTTGCGACAGCAAGCGGCCAGGCGGCTATTTCACTGGCTTTGCTTAATATTGCCCGGGCGGGGGATGAAATTGTTTCGGCGGATAATCTTTATGGAGGAACCTATACACTTTTCCATTATACATTCAAGCGATTGGGAATTAAGGTGAGATTTGTTTCATCAGGAGACTTAAATGGATTTAAAAAAGCGATTAACCCGAAAACAAAAGCTGTATACGCGGAGTCAATAGGGAACCCGAAGCTTGATGTTACGGATATCGGGGAACTGTCGGCTTTAGCCCATGAAAACGGCATCCCTCTTGTGATTGACAATACTGTTGCGCCGTACCTCCTGAAACCGGTTGATTTCGGGGCGGATATTGTCGTTTATTCCGCCACAAAATTTTTAGGCGGTCACGGGACTTCTATCGGAGGGCTTATTGTCGACTCGGGAAAATTTGACTGGACAAACGGGAAGTTTCCTTTGATTTCCGGCCCTGACCCGAGTTATCACGGCATTGATTTTGTCGAAGCGCTGAAACCTCTGGGCAACCTTGCTTACATAATCAAAGCAAGGGTGACATTACTGAGGGATTTAGGCCCGGCGATGTCTCCTTTTAACGCGTTTTTATTCCTGCAGGGCATTGAGACTTTGCATCTTCGTATGCCGAGACATTCTGAAAACGCCCTTAAAGTCGCGGCTTATCTTGAAAAACATAAATTAGTGGACTGGGTTAATTATCCCGGACTTGGCTCAAGCAGCCAGAGGCGGTTATCACAGAAATATCTGCCGAAAGGAGCCGGCGCCATAATAGGGTTCGGCATTCAGGGCGGAGCCTGCGCCGGAAAAAAGTTTATTGATTCATTGAAATTGATATCGCATCTTGCCAATATAGGAGACGCAAAGACTTTGGCTATTCATCCCGCGAGCACGACCCATCAACAGTTGTCAGGAGAAGAACAGCTGGCGGCGGGAGTTACGCCTGATTTCATCCGGCTGTCGGTCGGGATTGAAAATGCGGATGATATCATTGACGATATCGAACAGGCTTTAAATAAAATTAAACCTTAA